A genomic stretch from Mastacembelus armatus chromosome 7, fMasArm1.2, whole genome shotgun sequence includes:
- the rcc2 gene encoding protein RCC2 homolog isoform X2: MPRRKVTDISGNGGVKKKRVSGKRKERDFSSDDEFDFEQENNKNPGKPAAKSGLQPVTVADDVKEKIKLECPKVKGQLLIFGATNWDLIGRKEVPKQQAAFRNLGQNLWGPHRYGCLNDVQVSCVVSGPCAAHSLLMTTEGKLWSWGRNDKGQLGHGDTKRLEAPKLIEALGDHVIVAAACGRNHTLALTEDGTAYSFGENKLGQLGQGNQTDAVLSPAPISYNGQPLVKVACGAEFSMVVDCKGNLYSFGCPEYGQLGHNSDGRFIARAQRIEFDCELIPRRVAIFIEKSKDGQIMPVPNVVVRDVACGANHTLVLDSQKRVFSWGFGGYGRLGHTEQKDEMVPRLVKLFDFPGRGASQIYTGYQCSFAVSEMGEERAHHGHSLTLMGGCFSGVRQTPPENRPCTRKRCRICVDGRSAVWRVGRAASLLLRMRVQSAGGPHPHLGSWDMETTNLNPPPPPRRSRLWMASTLSRW; the protein is encoded by the exons ATGCCACGTAGGAAGGTGACGGACATCTCAGGGAATGGTGGGGTGAAAAAGAAGAGGGTCAGCGGcaaaaggaaagagagggaCTTCAGCAGCGATGATGAGTTCGACTTCGAGcaagaaaacaacaagaatCCTGGCAAGCCTGCTGCTAAGTCGGGCCTCCAGCCTGTCACTGTGGCAGACGACGTCAAAGAGAAAATT AAACTTGAATGCCCAAAAGTGAAAGGTCAGCTGCTCATTTTTGGAGCCACCAACTGGGATTTGATTGGAAGAAAGGAGGTGCCCAAACAACAAG ctgcTTTCCGTAACTTGGGCCAGAATCTGTGGGGTCCTCACCGCTACGGCTGTCTGAATGACGTCCAGGTCAGCTGTGTGGTGTCTGGTCCTTGTGCTGCACACAGTCTCCTCATGACCACAGAGGGCAAGCTATGGAGTTGGG GTCGTAATGACAAAGGTCAGCTGGGTCACGGCGACACCAAACGCCTGGAGGCTCCCAAGTTGATCGAGGCCTTGGGAGATCATGTGATTGTTGCTGCAGCCTGTGGACGCAATCACACACTGGCACTCACAG AGGATGGCACTGCGTACTCTTTTGGTGAGAACAAACTGGGTCAGCTCGGCCAAGGCAACCAGACTGATGCGGTCCTCAGTCCAGCGCCG ATTTCCTACAACGGCCAGCCCCTGGTCAAAGTGGCCTGCGGTGCAGAGTTCAGCATGGTGGTGGACTGCAAAGGAAACCTGTACTCCTTTGGCTGCCCGGAGTACGGACAGCTGG GTCACAACAGTGATGGGAGGTTCATAGCTCGCGCCCAGCGCATTGAGTTCGACTGTGAGCTCATTCCTCGCCGTGTCGCCATCTTCATCGAGAAGTCTAAGGATGGGCAGATCATGCCTGTGCCAAACGTGGTGGTCCGAGATGTGGCCTGTGGGGCAAACCACACG CTGGTGCTGGACTCTCAGAAGCGCGTCTTCAGCTGGGGGTTCGGTGGTTACGGACGCCTGGGTCACACAGAGCAGAAGGACGAGATGGTTCCCCGCCTGGTCAAGCTGTTTGACTTTCCTGGACGTGGTGCTAGTCAGATCTATACGGGCTACCAGTGCTCCTTCGCTGTCAGTGAGATGGGTGAGGAGAGAGCACATCATGGACACAGTCTCACACTGATG GGGGGCTGTTTTTCTGGGGTGCGACAAACACCTCCAGAGAATCGACCATGTACCCGAAAACGGTGCAGGATCTGTGTGGATGGAAGATCCGCAGTCTGGCGTGTGG gaAGAGCAGCATCATTATTGCTGCGGATGAGAGTACAATCAGCTGGGGGCCCTCACCCACATTTGGGGAGCTG GGATATGGAGACAACAAACCTAAATCCTCCACCACCGCCCAGGAGGTCAAGACTTTGGATGGCATCTACATTGAGCAG GTGGTGA
- the LOC113145451 gene encoding 60S ribosomal protein L22 isoform X2 yields the protein MAPIKKQNPGKGGKKKKQVLKFTLDCTHPVEDGIMDAANFEQFLQERIKVNGKAGNLGGGVVSIERSKSKITVSSEVPFSKRYLKYLTKKYLKKNNLRDWLRVVANTKESYELRYFQINQDEEEEEDED from the exons ATGGCGCCTATT AAGAAGCAGAACCCCGGTAAAGGCGgtaagaagaagaagcaggtcCTGAAATTTACACTGGACTGCACCCACCCTGTGGAAGATGGCATCATGGACGCTGCCAACTTT GAGCAGTTTCTCCAGGAGAGAATCAAGGTGAACGGGAAAGCCGGAAACCTGGGTGGTGGTGTGGTCTCCATCGAGAGGAGCAAGAGCAAGATCACAGTGTCCTCTGAGGTGCCCTTCTCCAAAAG ATACCTGAAGTATCTGACCAAGAAGTACCTGAAGAAGAACAATCTTCGTGACTGGCTGCGTGTCGTGGCCAACACCAAGGAGAGCTACGAGCTGCGCTACTTCCAGATCAAccaggatgaagaggaggaagaggatgaagattAA
- the rcc2 gene encoding protein RCC2 homolog isoform X1, producing MPRRKVTDISGNGGVKKKRVSGKRKERDFSSDDEFDFEQENNKNPGKPAAKSGLQPVTVADDVKEKIKLECPKVKGQLLIFGATNWDLIGRKEVPKQQAAFRNLGQNLWGPHRYGCLNDVQVSCVVSGPCAAHSLLMTTEGKLWSWGRNDKGQLGHGDTKRLEAPKLIEALGDHVIVAAACGRNHTLALTEDGTAYSFGENKLGQLGQGNQTDAVLSPAPISYNGQPLVKVACGAEFSMVVDCKGNLYSFGCPEYGQLGHNSDGRFIARAQRIEFDCELIPRRVAIFIEKSKDGQIMPVPNVVVRDVACGANHTLVLDSQKRVFSWGFGGYGRLGHTEQKDEMVPRLVKLFDFPGRGASQIYTGYQCSFAVSEMGGLFFWGATNTSRESTMYPKTVQDLCGWKIRSLACGKSSIIIAADESTISWGPSPTFGELGYGDNKPKSSTTAQEVKTLDGIYIEQVVMGYSHSLVIARQDAQQEQEKLKKLPEYNPRTI from the exons ATGCCACGTAGGAAGGTGACGGACATCTCAGGGAATGGTGGGGTGAAAAAGAAGAGGGTCAGCGGcaaaaggaaagagagggaCTTCAGCAGCGATGATGAGTTCGACTTCGAGcaagaaaacaacaagaatCCTGGCAAGCCTGCTGCTAAGTCGGGCCTCCAGCCTGTCACTGTGGCAGACGACGTCAAAGAGAAAATT AAACTTGAATGCCCAAAAGTGAAAGGTCAGCTGCTCATTTTTGGAGCCACCAACTGGGATTTGATTGGAAGAAAGGAGGTGCCCAAACAACAAG ctgcTTTCCGTAACTTGGGCCAGAATCTGTGGGGTCCTCACCGCTACGGCTGTCTGAATGACGTCCAGGTCAGCTGTGTGGTGTCTGGTCCTTGTGCTGCACACAGTCTCCTCATGACCACAGAGGGCAAGCTATGGAGTTGGG GTCGTAATGACAAAGGTCAGCTGGGTCACGGCGACACCAAACGCCTGGAGGCTCCCAAGTTGATCGAGGCCTTGGGAGATCATGTGATTGTTGCTGCAGCCTGTGGACGCAATCACACACTGGCACTCACAG AGGATGGCACTGCGTACTCTTTTGGTGAGAACAAACTGGGTCAGCTCGGCCAAGGCAACCAGACTGATGCGGTCCTCAGTCCAGCGCCG ATTTCCTACAACGGCCAGCCCCTGGTCAAAGTGGCCTGCGGTGCAGAGTTCAGCATGGTGGTGGACTGCAAAGGAAACCTGTACTCCTTTGGCTGCCCGGAGTACGGACAGCTGG GTCACAACAGTGATGGGAGGTTCATAGCTCGCGCCCAGCGCATTGAGTTCGACTGTGAGCTCATTCCTCGCCGTGTCGCCATCTTCATCGAGAAGTCTAAGGATGGGCAGATCATGCCTGTGCCAAACGTGGTGGTCCGAGATGTGGCCTGTGGGGCAAACCACACG CTGGTGCTGGACTCTCAGAAGCGCGTCTTCAGCTGGGGGTTCGGTGGTTACGGACGCCTGGGTCACACAGAGCAGAAGGACGAGATGGTTCCCCGCCTGGTCAAGCTGTTTGACTTTCCTGGACGTGGTGCTAGTCAGATCTATACGGGCTACCAGTGCTCCTTCGCTGTCAGTGAGATGG GGGGGCTGTTTTTCTGGGGTGCGACAAACACCTCCAGAGAATCGACCATGTACCCGAAAACGGTGCAGGATCTGTGTGGATGGAAGATCCGCAGTCTGGCGTGTGG gaAGAGCAGCATCATTATTGCTGCGGATGAGAGTACAATCAGCTGGGGGCCCTCACCCACATTTGGGGAGCTG GGATATGGAGACAACAAACCTAAATCCTCCACCACCGCCCAGGAGGTCAAGACTTTGGATGGCATCTACATTGAGCAG GTGGTGATGGGATACTCTCACTCTCTGGTTATCGCCAGACAGGACGctcagcaggagcaggagaaaCTGAAAAAGCTGCCTGAGTACAACCCCCGAACAATCTAA
- the LOC113145451 gene encoding 60S ribosomal protein L22 isoform X1 translates to MAPIQKKQNPGKGGKKKKQVLKFTLDCTHPVEDGIMDAANFEQFLQERIKVNGKAGNLGGGVVSIERSKSKITVSSEVPFSKRYLKYLTKKYLKKNNLRDWLRVVANTKESYELRYFQINQDEEEEEDED, encoded by the exons ATGGCGCCTATT CAGAAGAAGCAGAACCCCGGTAAAGGCGgtaagaagaagaagcaggtcCTGAAATTTACACTGGACTGCACCCACCCTGTGGAAGATGGCATCATGGACGCTGCCAACTTT GAGCAGTTTCTCCAGGAGAGAATCAAGGTGAACGGGAAAGCCGGAAACCTGGGTGGTGGTGTGGTCTCCATCGAGAGGAGCAAGAGCAAGATCACAGTGTCCTCTGAGGTGCCCTTCTCCAAAAG ATACCTGAAGTATCTGACCAAGAAGTACCTGAAGAAGAACAATCTTCGTGACTGGCTGCGTGTCGTGGCCAACACCAAGGAGAGCTACGAGCTGCGCTACTTCCAGATCAAccaggatgaagaggaggaagaggatgaagattAA